A window of Candidatus Dormiibacterota bacterium genomic DNA:
AGCGACCAGCGCATCCGCGAGGCGATGGAGATCCCGGGGGTGACCCACTTCGTGGTGGCCTGCCCCAAGGACGTGAACATGTACGAGGCGGCGGTGCGCGCCACCGGCTTCAGCGACCGGCTCAGGGTGGTCGAGATCACCGAGATGCTCGCCGAGGCGATGTTGTCCGACGTTCCGGAGCCGGCCGCCGAGGCCGAGCCCGCGCTGCAGGTGACCAGGGGAGGATCCGATGACGACGGCGAAGGGATGTGAGCTGCCCGAGGACCTCTACTACTTCGTCGAGAAGCACATCTGGCTGCGACCGGAGGGCGACGAGGTGGTGATGGGCCTCACCGACGTCGCCCAGCATCTCGCCGGCAAGGTGATCGCGGTGACCGTGAAGAAGGTCGGGCGGTCGCTGAGCAGGGGCCAGAGCGCGGCCACGGTCGAGAGCAGCAAGTGGGTGGGACCGGTTCCCACGCCGGTGTCCGGCGAGATCGTCGCGGTGAACTCCGGCCTGGTCGCCGACCCCGAGCTCATCAACCGCGACTGCTACGGCGACGGCTGGGTGGTGCGGCTGCGCGCCGGCAGCTGGGCGGAGGAGAGCGCCGGCCTGGTCACCGGCGCCGCCGGCCTCGAGGCATACCAGGCCTTCCTCGACCAGGAAGGCATCAGCTGCGAGTGAGGCTCAGACACCGGTGGCCACCCTGCGCGGCTGCGAGCTGCCCGACGACCTCGCCTTCGACGTCGAGCGCGACGTCTGGGTGCGTCGTGAGGGCGACGAGGTGGTCTGCGGCATGACCGACGTCGCCCAGACCCGCTGCGGCCGGATCGTCACCCTGCAGTTCCGCCGGGTGGGGCGGGTGGTGGCCCGCGGCCGCAGCCTCTGCACCGTGGAGAGCGCGAAGTGGGTCGGGCCCTTCCCGGCCGCGCTGACCGGGGAGATCACCGCCGTCAACCAGGCGGGCTTCGCGGCCAACCCGCTGATGGTCAACACCGACCCCTACGGCGAGGGCTGGCTGGTGCGCCTGCGCCCCACCCGCCCGGAGCGGGAGTGGCCGGACCTGCTCACCGGCGACGCCGCGGTCGACGCCTACGCCGCACGCATCGCCGAGCTCGACGTGCACTGCTATCGATGCGCAACGGAGGAGAGTGCATGAGCACCGACACGCTGACCCTACCCGGCGACCTCCGCTACGACGCCCACCACCAGTGGGCGCGCTGGGAGGACCCGGTGTGGCGATGCGGCATCACCGCCTGGCAGGCCGAGGCCGCCGGCGACATGGTCCACATCGGGCTGCCGGTGGCGGGCTCTCAGGTGGGCGCCGGTGACGAGGTCGGCAGCGTCGAGTCGGGCAAGTGGGTGAGCGCGCTCTTCGCACCGGTGTCCGGGGTGGTGGTCGCGGTGAACGGCCTGCTGCGCGTCGACCCCGCGATCGTGAACCGCTCGCCCTACGACGACGGCTGGGTGTTCACCATCCAGCCCTCCGAGCCCCTGGTCGGTCTCGACGCCGAGGCGTACCTCGAGGTGATCGTCGCCGAGGAGGCGGCGGACGCGCCCCGGATCAGGGAGCGGGCCGAATGACCATCACCGTTCCCATCCACCGCCGGCGCCAGCCCGTCCCCGAGCACGAGGGACCCGCCAACAGCCCCGCCCAGGTGCAGACCAGCCTCGCCGGGGCGGTGACCCTGGGAATGGAGCGCGGTCGCTTCAGCGACAACGTGCACCTGCGCGGCCTCAACCTTCTGCTCCTCTACGAGAGCGGCTGCCGCGCCCGCTGCACCTACTGCGGGCTCGCCAAGGACCGGCCCGAGGTCAGCGAGCGGGCGCGCAACCACACGTTCATCCGGGTGAAGTGGCCCACCTATGGCACCGAGGAGATCCTCGCGCGGGTGAAGGACGACTGCGGCAACATGCAGCGGGTCTGCGTGGCCATGGTCCAGGACCACCGCGCCTTCGCCGACTCCAACGCGGTGATGCGCCGCTTCCGCGACGAGACGTCGATGGGCATCTCGGCGCTGATCACCGCGACGGTGGTGCGCAGCCGCGAGATGGTCGAGGAGATCCTCGAGGCGGGCGCGGACATGTTCACCGTCGCCTTCGACGCCTGCACCCCCGAGCTCTTCGACCGCACCCGCGGCCGCGGCGCCCGGGGGCCGCACCGCTGGGAGCACCACTGGCAGGTGCTGCGCTGGGGGGTCGAGGTCTTCGGCCGCTTCAGGACCGGCGTGCACCTGGTCTGCGGGCTCGGCGAGACCGAGCGGCAGATGGCGGAGATGATCCAGCGGGTCCACGACTGCGGCGCCCACACCCACCTCTTCGCCTTCTTTCCCGAGGCGGGCACGGTGATGCAGGACGTCGACCCCGCGCCGATGGGCCACTACCGGCGCATCCAGGTGGCTCGCTACCTCATCAACCACGGCGTCGGCCGGGTCGAGGACATGCGCTTCAACGACGCCGGCCAGATCGTCGACTTCGGCTGCGACATCGCGCCGCTGCTCGCCGACGGCGAGGTGTTCATGACCTCCGGCTGCGCCGGCCACGACGGCCGCAACGCCTGCAACCGCCCCTTCGGCAACGAGCGCCCGAGCATGCGCCAGCGCAACCACCCGATGCCCCTCGACGCCGCCGCCCGC
This region includes:
- a CDS encoding glycine cleavage system protein H → MSTDTLTLPGDLRYDAHHQWARWEDPVWRCGITAWQAEAAGDMVHIGLPVAGSQVGAGDEVGSVESGKWVSALFAPVSGVVVAVNGLLRVDPAIVNRSPYDDGWVFTIQPSEPLVGLDAEAYLEVIVAEEAADAPRIRERAE
- the gcvH gene encoding glycine cleavage system protein GcvH: MTTAKGCELPEDLYYFVEKHIWLRPEGDEVVMGLTDVAQHLAGKVIAVTVKKVGRSLSRGQSAATVESSKWVGPVPTPVSGEIVAVNSGLVADPELINRDCYGDGWVVRLRAGSWAEESAGLVTGAAGLEAYQAFLDQEGISCE
- a CDS encoding glycine cleavage system protein H encodes the protein MATLRGCELPDDLAFDVERDVWVRREGDEVVCGMTDVAQTRCGRIVTLQFRRVGRVVARGRSLCTVESAKWVGPFPAALTGEITAVNQAGFAANPLMVNTDPYGEGWLVRLRPTRPEREWPDLLTGDAAVDAYAARIAELDVHCYRCATEESA
- a CDS encoding radical SAM protein codes for the protein MTITVPIHRRRQPVPEHEGPANSPAQVQTSLAGAVTLGMERGRFSDNVHLRGLNLLLLYESGCRARCTYCGLAKDRPEVSERARNHTFIRVKWPTYGTEEILARVKDDCGNMQRVCVAMVQDHRAFADSNAVMRRFRDETSMGISALITATVVRSREMVEEILEAGADMFTVAFDACTPELFDRTRGRGARGPHRWEHHWQVLRWGVEVFGRFRTGVHLVCGLGETERQMAEMIQRVHDCGAHTHLFAFFPEAGTVMQDVDPAPMGHYRRIQVARYLINHGVGRVEDMRFNDAGQIVDFGCDIAPLLADGEVFMTSGCAGHDGRNACNRPFGNERPSMRQRNHPMPLDAAARARAADELGEDLRP